ATCTCCCTTTGCCCCCTTGAAGCCTCCACAGAGGTTTTGCTCTTCCGGAGGGGGGGGTCAGCCGGTGAGAGTCCCCGACCGCCGACATCCCATAGATACTGTCGATAACGAGAGGCTCTGCGGGGATTGTCGGGGAACATTGCTGATGTGGGTGTGACGGAATTCTCCGCGTCTCCATACGAACCATCCCGGCCAGTTTCCAACAGGAAGTTGTAGCTGTTTGGAGGAGCGGAAGCTCCCATTTGGCCTCAATTTCAGcttaaaaatgcagcttttttgTTGCCAGATACACGGAAAGACACTTTTATCCAACTTTTATGGATTAATTTTTATAAACATGTATATTGGATCAGAAACATGACCACGATCAACACATATACAGCAAGTGGCTGATTTAAAAAACCCATTCTTTGATCATCTGTGACATTATAAACAGCTTTTATGATTTCCTTGGAATGTTCGTCAGACCCTTTGACGACCCTGGAACGACTCCACCTATGCTGGTTCTTCACTGGTGGAGTTCACCATCCAGCCCGACACAGCGGGAAGTTCTGAAGCGCTCCGAGTTAGAGGCATTCAACCTGCTCTTAAACAGGCTTTGCTTTAATTCCTTTTTGTGTGATGTGTGCTTGAGCCGCAGGGTTCAAAGTTCAACCTAATGTAGGTGATTAAACTGTCTCAGAAATGCGGAGCGTTCTTCCAGTAGCAGCGTGAAGTGGTGCACGTGACTGTGTCAAGCTTGGACCCGAGTCAGGCGACATCAGCAGAGGAGCACCTGTGTCATCAGCTGCTACATGGAGACCAAAGAACCCTCCGAGCAGCTTCCCGACTCACCAGAGATCCCAGAGATCCAGTTAAATCCTAAACACTGTTTTCACTTTgatgaaaacagctttttttaaattttctgtgCAAAAAGACCATGATTTCATGGTTGAGGCCAGCACAGGAGATGGGTTTTATTGTCCTCATCTTTGCACCGATGTAACGTGGGCCTGGTGATCTTCTGCTCCCTTTGGATCATCGCTAAATTTCAGCGGCGCCGCCACTCGTTTTCTTCCCGCACAGACGAGACGCCTCTTCCTGTCACATACTACAAAGACACCAGTGCTTGTTTGGACTCCAACTTCAAAGTGCCAGAATCTTCAGAAAGTCTGCTCGTTCAATCAATGGAGGGAAGCCCGGCAGACGGCGTGGGGGGGGTCCCGGGGACCCTCTCCTCAGCAGCCAAGGACAATAAACATCTGCAGAGTTCAGCTTCAAGGCCTGTGAAACAGGTGCAGACCCGAATCACAGCCCACTGTGTTAACAGTGGATAAAGCAGTGTAAACAACCCAGCCTATGGGCCCCAGGCGTCAGGGTGCGGGCCACAAAACATCCCCTCTCTGTGTCCGGGGGGGGTTCAAAGGTGCCCCTGTCGATAACTGGTGGGGCTACAGAAGAAGCAGTGGGGACTGTttgtgctccagcagcagctttgaaGCCGCTGAAACAGGGTTTCCACCAATTAAAGTTCAGGTTtacacagaagcaggaacaCAAAGACTTTACACACCTTCCTTTATTACTAGGACGGAGCAGCGTCAGTAACGCGTCGCCTCGTCTCAACCACCTTCACGTCGGTACGTTTGGAACCAGGTTTTCGGCCGCTCAAGGCCTCCTGGTTACCCAGCAGGGACGTATGAGAAGGCCGAACCCTGCAGGGCAGGAATGTGGGCTGCCCATTGAACAAATACAGCTCATATTTCAATGTGTAAAACAATTACacgtctaaaaaaaaaataaaaacccacacTGGAGAAGAGAACTCCCAGCACCGAAAATAAACCACTACACAGAGAGAATCACCCTGAACCAACAACATCCACATGGCAAACAATCCCCTATTTTGACTTAAAAAGGCATAAAATGAGAAATCTGACTAATCAAACCAACCTGGAGGCAATTCCATCCCAGGgaacacaaaacaaacagtgTAACGAAGGCAATCATGGCCCCGTCTGTGATACGAGACGCTGCATTGAACCAGCAGCACcttcctgcaggtcctgctggcCTACAGAGACCTGACACATTCCTCTCAGGGCCCCTTTAGCACGGGTCTGTGGCTGCTTGAGCCTCAGCGGGGGGGCTCATGTGAGCACCCTGTAAGGCCGGAGGTGCAGACGCTCGGGAGAGCTCAAGGTCGCGTCGGCTTTGTTACCGGGAcacaactgcccccccccctccccatcaggggaaggaaagaaacctggagcaggccCCTCGACAGTAGCACATTCATCTTTATACAGTGCACgtaagcggggggggggggggggggcaattcgTGGGGCTTTTAAGAGCCGGTTGATTTTAAAAAGCCTCATAGAAGATTTAATGATCTGTCTTTCAGGTCTGGACTAGACAGAAGGTCTGGGGGACGCGGTTGAGGATTAGAACAGGAACGTGCAACCAGTAACCAGGCCTGTTTGTGCAGATTAGGATTACAAACGCTGTTCCTAATACAGTTAAATTCTCCAGAACCCGGTTAGTTACAATCACACATAAACAGGTTTTCAGCATGACGGAATGACAGCGTACCCCATAATCTCTGTAACAGGGAAGGAAATGGACATCCTGTAAATCTGACGAGCACAGAAATGATCAAATCAACAACAAGCTGCCGCCGACGGTGACGGTGACGGACCGGAGGACCCACAGAAACCGGGTCGCTGTTGTTAGAGCCTCGAGGTTCATCAATAAATACGATTCATCTCAATAAAAGTCAGTAAAACTCCAACAGGACTTGGATGAATCAACCCCTCAGAGCACCAGCAGTAATAAAACCAAGATATTCACTTCAGGACCtttgtgagcatgtgtgtgcgcgtgtgtgtgtgtgtgcgtctgtgtgtgtgtgcgtgtgatgcAACAGCGTCAGTGAGGCTGCTTGTTGACGTCCGCTGATGCCGCCTCCTGCAgaaaggaggtgaaggaggagcggACGGTCCGGCCGCACAGAGGCTGCTGCACGCGGAAGTTGTTCACCATGCTCTTCTGAACTTCCTCCTCGgcggaggtgaagaggaggctgcGGAAGACGGCCAGCTGGGAAGAAAAAACGGGATCCGGGATGAGAAGAGCTGCCCACGGGGCGTTTGCCGAGGGTTCGGAACCCAGGGCAGAAACCTCCTTTATGTTTGCACTGAATCAAGGGATCGAGAGTAATTAGAGTAAAGCTTTTAGCAGCACTATTaacaccagcagcagttgctcaagggtacctcggcaatgctctgaaggacaccttccatgttttgtcttgaaccgagaaccctctgctcctcagactgAGCTGTGACATACGAACCATTTATTTGTCCTCTTTTATAAACCCCCCCTCACACCCACCTGGTCGTGGCTGACTTCTATGTGCTGCTTCATGACGATCCAGGTGACCGACTCGGTCAGCGGGGGGGTGGTCAGAGAGCCGTGGTACGTCCAGTAGTCCTCGGTGTTGGACGGAAGAAGACAGGCGGGGTCGAACCGGGTGAACTCCACCACGCTGCCCTGCACACAGGACAGACGGGGCAAGAATTTACCAACAGCCAAAAGAGCGTTTAACCCCCGATCATGGAAAGTTTGGCTGCACGTGCGTGTCCCCGTGCACGTGCTGACCTTGTGTCTGATAGCAGGCAGGGCGTCTACCAGCTTCTGCAGCCCTTCGTGTCTCTTTCCCACCTACACCAGCAGGACAACAAGAATCCGGATTATTCAGGGTTGAACGCTCGAGTCCTGCAGAACGAGGTCGGCTCAGTACCTTCAGAAACACCCCAATTACAGCCAGGCCGTTGTCCCCACTCACAGCCTCCTCAAACAAACTGTACTTGTCAGAGTTCCAGTGGACCAAGTGGAGCTGAGAACATACACAGATGCAACCAGACAGAGGTTTTTAGGCGTGGGTCCGGAGAACAAGAAACAACTCTTTGGTGACATCTGGTGGCGGGATTAGGAACTACACCGTCTGAACGTTGGAGACATCAACCTTTTTCCGTGTAGCTGCTGAAGAAAATGGACTTTTGACGGTGACTATACAGGAAATATTACAAaccattttttgggggggggctatGATGCTCTACGGCAGCACAGGGGCAGCAACATGAGCAGGGCAGCTTAAATGTGCCGGTTAGTTCAGGACTTCTTTAGAGAAACCCTCAGGCTCACACTCCCAACAGTCGTGGGATGAGTCAGGTCTTTGTTtggaataagctgctggtttaAATCCTTCGCAACATCAACATCTATAGCCGCCCTCTGAACGCGTCCCTTGTCTCAGGACTCAGGTGTCTCTGTCCACCTGAGCAGCAGACACCTGCCGCCCGAGGCCTCCCTGGGAACGACAACAGGCATTTCAAGTTTTAACCACGCGAGCGTGAGCAGCAGGACGGGAAGGGGCAGAAGGTCCTAGTCTGTGTGGGACATCTGAATGTCCGTGGGCTCGGTGCAGCGGGACGGGGGGCAGAACTCTGTTTTCGGGGCAGAACTCTGTTTTCGGGGCAGAACTCTGTTTTCGGGGCAGGTGTTACGACATGTCGGAGGAGATACCTCGGCGGGGAACAGTCTCCTGTCCACCGTGTGCTCCGATCCCCAGGCATTGCTCTCCCCCCAGTGGAAATGGAACTGGCACAGCCGGAACTGGTCCTGCAGGGGCCCCCCTttaagagctgcagcagacaggcagagagctGCGTTACCGTGACAGCACAAGCGTTACGCCAAGGTGCTCATCTGACCTccatgctcctcctcctccctctcctctatctccccactcttccttcttctcctcgtccctgtcctcctcttccctcttcctcctcctcctctctctcctctatctccccactcttccttcttctcttcctcgtctcctcctcctcccccctctctatcttcccactttctcctcctccctctccccactcttccttctcttcctccctctcctcctccctctctatcttcccactctttctcctcctccctctcctctatcTTCccactctttctcctcctccctctcctctatcTTCCATCtccccactcttcctccctctccttctcctcccccctctctatcttcccactttctcctcctccctctccccactcttccttctcctcctccccgtcccttcctccctctcctcctcctcttcctccccatctacctcctccctcttcctcctcccttcccctcttcatcatcctcctcgctgctcctctatctccccactcttccttcttctcctcgtccctgtcctcctcttccctcttcctcctcctccctctcctctatctccccactcttccttcttctcttcctccctctcctcctccctctctatcttcccactctttctcctcctccctctcctctatcTTCCATCTCCccactcttccttcttctcttcctcgtctcctcctcctcctctcccctctctatcttcccactttctcctcctccctctccccactcttccttctcttcctccctctcctcctcctctttcctcctcctccctcttcctccccatctacctcctccctcttcctcctcccttcccctcttcatcctcctcctcgctgctcctcTAAATCCCGATTCTCTTATTTGATGGAGTCCAGCAGCGTCACCAGCATTAAGAGTCCACAGGGAAGCTGGTGAGGCCTGTGGTCACATGACGGTCACATgactcagcagctctgctggacAATTAACTTTTTTCTGCCGCTCTAAGTGGATCTATGGAATTTCCCCCcttgaggaagagcagcagagagaggagcaggaacatTTTGGTAACCAAACAAACCAGAGCAGATATTTAGTTTaacgcccccccacacacacacacacacacacacacacacacacactcactggaCTTGTCTGCAGAGTCGTCATACTCGACCAGGAAGGAGTAACCGTTGTTCCAGATCTGTTGGCAGGTCTCCGGGTCGTAGTCGGTGGCCAGAGGCTTCAGCGCCGAGTCGAAGACGCTCTTTCTGACCACGATGTCGATGGGCGACTGACAGTGGCCCCCCGGCACGGCGATGGGCTGCTGCCACATGGGATGGACtgaaggggaggaaggggggagaggaaaggcag
The nucleotide sequence above comes from Takifugu rubripes chromosome 9, fTakRub1.2, whole genome shotgun sequence. Encoded proteins:
- the ca5a gene encoding carbonic anhydrase 5A, mitochondrial isoform X1, which encodes MVLLPARVGALAAGLCRGLARTSHRISAVRRCNLAACSSKYVLSQIHPMWQQPIAVPGGHCQSPIDIVVRKSVFDSALKPLATDYDPETCQQIWNNGYSFLVEYDDSADKSTLKGGPLQDQFRLCQFHFHWGESNAWGSEHTVDRRLFPAELHLVHWNSDKYSLFEEAVSGDNGLAVIGVFLKVGKRHEGLQKLVDALPAIRHKGSVVEFTRFDPACLLPSNTEDYWTYHGSLTTPPLTESVTWIVMKQHIEVSHDQLAVFRSLLFTSAEEEVQKSMVNNFRVQQPLCGRTVRSSFTSFLQEAASADVNKQPH
- the ca5a gene encoding carbonic anhydrase 5A, mitochondrial isoform X2, with product MKSCTSSSDLAEMDCVSRKEAAQRTMKLHPMWQQPIAVPGGHCQSPIDIVVRKSVFDSALKPLATDYDPETCQQIWNNGYSFLVEYDDSADKSTLKGGPLQDQFRLCQFHFHWGESNAWGSEHTVDRRLFPAELHLVHWNSDKYSLFEEAVSGDNGLAVIGVFLKVGKRHEGLQKLVDALPAIRHKGSVVEFTRFDPACLLPSNTEDYWTYHGSLTTPPLTESVTWIVMKQHIEVSHDQLAVFRSLLFTSAEEEVQKSMVNNFRVQQPLCGRTVRSSFTSFLQEAASADVNKQPH